ACGGGCGCGGCGGGTCATCATCTTGGCGCGGGAAGAGGCGGGTCGCTTCCGCCACGACTTTGTCGGGACCGAACACGTTCTGCTCGGGCTGATCCGCGACGGCGAAGGCATCGCCACCGCCGTCTTGCAGCGGCTCGGCCTGCGACTGGAAACCGTGAAGGCCGAGGTAGAACGGGCCCTGGCCGGCTTCCCGAAGACGCTGACGTTCGGTGAGGTGCCCTTCACACCGCAGGCCAAGCGCGTCCTCGAGCTCTCCATCGAGGAGGCGCGCCAGCTCGGGCACAACTACATCGGCACCGAGCACCTGCTGCTCGGGCTGATGAAGGAAGGGCAGTCCATCGCCGCCAAGATTCTCGAATCCCTGGGTGCTCGTCTCGACGAGGTGCGCCAGGAGACGCTGGCGCTGCTCGGTGATCAGTACTACCCGCGGCCGAAGAAGCGATCCCAGACGCCCGTGCTCGACGAGTTCGCCCGCGACCTCACGCAGCTCGCGCGCGAGAGCAAGCTCGACCCCGTCATCGGCCGGGAACAGGAGATCGAGCGCGTCATCCAGATCCTGGCCCGCCGCACCAAGAACAATCCCGTGCTCATCGGCGAGCCGGGGGTGGGGAAGACGGCCATCGTCGAGGGATTGGCCCAGAAGATCGTCAGCCACGACGTCCCGGATGTCCTGCTCAACAAGCGGCTGCTGCAGCTCGATCTGGGAGCGCTCGTCGCCGGCACCAAGTACCGCGGGCAGTTCGAGGAGCGGCTCAAGGCGGTGATGAAGGAGATCAAGCAGTCGGAGAACGTCATCCTGTTCCTCGACGAGCTCCACACCCTGATCGGGGCCGGCGCCGCCGAAGGCGCCATCGACGCCTCGAACATGCTCAAGCCGGCGTTGAGCCGCGGGGAGATCCAGACCATCGGCGCCACCACCCTGGACGAGTACCGAAAGTACATCGAAAAGGACGGTGCGCTGGAGCGCCGGTTCCAGCCGGTGCTGGTGAAAGCTCCCTCCGTGCCCGAGGCCATCGAGATCATCCGAGGGCTGCGCCACAAGTACGAGGCTCATCACCGCGTGAAGATCACCGAACAGGCGATCACCGCCGCGGTGAACCTCGCCGACCGGTACATCACCGATCGCCAGCTTCCCGACAAGGCCATCGACGTCATCGACGAAGCGTCCTCGCGGACCCGGCTCATGGCCCTGACTCCGCCCCCGGAAGTAAAGGAGATCGAGAAGGAGCTGGAGCGGGTCATCCGCGAGAAGGACATGTACCTGGAGGCCCAGGAGTTCGAGAAGGCTGCGGCCCTGCGCGAGAAGGAGAAGCTGCTCCGGCACCGCGAGGAAGAGCTCAAGCGGGAGTGGGAGAAGAACAAGGGCAAGGGCAAGCAGCTCGTCGAGGAAGAGGACATCGAGTACATCGTCTCCCGCTGGACTGGCATCCCCCTGGCCAAGCTCGAGGAGAAGGAGTCGGAGAAGCTGGCCCGGATGGAGGAGGCCCTGCACGATCGGATCATCGGGCAGAACGACGCCGTGGCCGCGGTCGCCCGGGCCATCCGCCGTTCGCGGGCGGGGCTCAAGGACGCCAAGCGGCCGGTAGGCTCGTTCGTGTTCCTCGGTCCCACCGGGGTGGGCAAGACGGAGCTGGCCCGAGCGCTGGCCGAGTACCTGTTCGGGGACGAGAACGCCCTGATCCGGGTCGACATGTCGGAGTACATGGAGAAATTCTCGGTGTCGCGCCTGCTGGGCGCGCCGCCCGGTTATGTCGGCTACGAGGAGGGCGGGTTTCTCACCGAGAAAGTGCGGCGGCGCCCGTACTCGGTGGTCCTCTTCGACGAAATCGAGAAGGCCCATCCCGACGTCTTCAACATGCTGCTCCAGGTGCTCGATGACGGGCGGCTCACCGATTCCCTCGGCCACGTGGTGGACTTCAAGAACACCATCCTGATCATGACGTCGAACCTGGGGACGAGCCTCATCGGCAAGCGCGTCTCTCCGGGCTTCCTGCAGGAGTCGGACGAGCAGTCCTACGAGAAGATGAAGGAGCGGGTGCTGGAGGAGTTGAAGCGCACGTTCCGACCCGAGTTCCTGAACCGCGTCGATGAGATCGTGGTCTTCCACTCGCTCACGGCCGGTCACATCAAGGCGATCATCCGCCTCATGGCGCGGCGCATCAACAAGCAGCTCAGCGAGCGGGGGATCGAGCTGGTGCTGACGCCGGCCGCGGAGGATCTGCTCGTCGAGAAAGGCTACGACTCCACCTACGGCGCGCGGCAACTCCGGCGGACGATTCAGAAGCATGTCGAGGATCCCCTGGCTGAGGCCATCATCCGGGGCCAGATCCCCGAGCACGCCCGCATCGAGGTGGACGTCGATGCCGGCACCTTCGTCTTCCGGGAGGCGGAGACGGTCGACGCGCCGCTCGCACTTGCCGAGCACTAGCCGAGCCTCGACGCGAGCCTGAGCGACCCGGTGAAGGTCAGGGGGAGAGTACGTCTCTCCGTCTGTTTTGTTGTGTGTCTCGTTGTGCTGGTCCGGAGCCCCGGGGCCGCCGGACAACAGCGACCGGTGCTGGTCAAAGAGCTACTGGTGGAAGGTAACCGCCGGGTCCAGGAGGCGGTCATCCTGAACCGTGTCCAGACCCGCATCGGCGCCCCGTTCAACCCCTCGACCCTCAGTGAAGACCTGCGGACGATCTTCGGCCTCGGCTTCTTCGACGACGTCCAGGCCAAAGTGGAGGATTTCGAGGGTGGCGTCAAAGTGACGCTGGTGGTGATCGAGCGCCCGTTCGTGCGGGACGTCGAGTTCATCGGCAACAAGAAGATCGAGACGAGCGCCCTGCAAGACCAGATCGACATCAAGCTGGGCAGCGTCTATAACCCGGTGGAGGTCCGAAAAGCCCAGGAAAAGCTCCAGGACTACTATGAGCAGTCCGGGTACTTCGAGGTCCAGGTGACGCCCGAGGTCGAGCGGCTGGCCGGTGGCGACGTCAAGGTGATGTTCAAGATCAACGAGGGCCGGCGCATCACGATCGAGCGCATCGTCATCGAGGGCAACCAGCAGCTCAGCGACCGTGAGATCAAGAAAGTGTTGGCCACGCAGGAGCGGGAGTATTTCATCCTGCGCGGCAAGCTCCAGCGCCAGAAGCTCGACGAGGACGTGGAGCGCATCCTGAGCTTCTACAACGATCACGGCCACATCCAGGCCCGGGTGGACGGGTACGACATCGCCGTCGACCGGGAGAAGGCCCGGGTGACGGTCACGTTCTCGGTGGTGGAGGGCCCTCAATACCGGGTGGATCAAGTCCTCATCCAGGGAGTGACGCTCTTCCCCGAAGAGGAAGTACGGCGGGTGATTCAGGTCAAGGCCGGAGACGTCTATTCCCGATCCAAGATCCGCCAGTCAGTGGGGGCCGTCGTCGACCTCTACAGCTCGATCGGGCGCGCGGCGGCCGATGTCGTCCCCCGCTCGGAGACCTTCCCGGGCACGGCTCGGGTCAACCTCACCTTCGCCATCGCCGAAGGGCCCGAGGTCTACGTGGAGCGGATCAACATCAGCGGCAACGTCCGCTCCCAGGACAAGATCCTGCGCCGCGAGATCCCCATGGCCGAAGGCGACCTGTTCACGCTGCAGAAGCTGCAACGGGCCCGCCGACGCCTGATCAACCTGGGCTACTTCGAAACGGTCGAAGTCAGCACGGCACCTGGCTCGGATCGCAATCGGATCATCGTCGACATCAGAGTCACGGAACGCCCCACCGGGATCTTCAGCATCGGCGGCGGCTTCTCCTCGGTCGACAATCTCATCGGGACCATCGACCTGGCCCAGCGCAACTTCCTGGGCCGCGGCTGGGAGGCCACGCTGCGCATCCGGGTGGGGGGCAGCACCCAACAGGGGATCCTCAGCTTCACGGAGCCCTGGCTGTTCGACCGCCCTCTGTCGGCCGGCTTCGACCTCTTCAATCTCCGACGGATCTTCGACGACTACGACTACGATTCTCTGGGCGGGAACCTGCGCATGAGCCATCCGTTCGCCGAGTACTGGCGCTGGCACACGGGATACCGCCTGACCCGCGACGAGATCAGCGACTTGGCCGAGGGTGTCAGCGCGACCCTGCAGGAGGAGGAGGGGGTGCGCGTGACGTCGCTGGTGTCGGGGGCGCTCACCCGCGATAGCCGGGACAACATCCTTGCTCCCACCCGGGGCGGCCACACCTCCCTGGGCCTGGAGTTCGCCGGGCTGGGCGG
The DNA window shown above is from Candidatus Methylomirabilota bacterium and carries:
- a CDS encoding ATP-dependent Clp protease ATP-binding subunit, with protein sequence MFERFTERARRVIILAREEAGRFRHDFVGTEHVLLGLIRDGEGIATAVLQRLGLRLETVKAEVERALAGFPKTLTFGEVPFTPQAKRVLELSIEEARQLGHNYIGTEHLLLGLMKEGQSIAAKILESLGARLDEVRQETLALLGDQYYPRPKKRSQTPVLDEFARDLTQLARESKLDPVIGREQEIERVIQILARRTKNNPVLIGEPGVGKTAIVEGLAQKIVSHDVPDVLLNKRLLQLDLGALVAGTKYRGQFEERLKAVMKEIKQSENVILFLDELHTLIGAGAAEGAIDASNMLKPALSRGEIQTIGATTLDEYRKYIEKDGALERRFQPVLVKAPSVPEAIEIIRGLRHKYEAHHRVKITEQAITAAVNLADRYITDRQLPDKAIDVIDEASSRTRLMALTPPPEVKEIEKELERVIREKDMYLEAQEFEKAAALREKEKLLRHREEELKREWEKNKGKGKQLVEEEDIEYIVSRWTGIPLAKLEEKESEKLARMEEALHDRIIGQNDAVAAVARAIRRSRAGLKDAKRPVGSFVFLGPTGVGKTELARALAEYLFGDENALIRVDMSEYMEKFSVSRLLGAPPGYVGYEEGGFLTEKVRRRPYSVVLFDEIEKAHPDVFNMLLQVLDDGRLTDSLGHVVDFKNTILIMTSNLGTSLIGKRVSPGFLQESDEQSYEKMKERVLEELKRTFRPEFLNRVDEIVVFHSLTAGHIKAIIRLMARRINKQLSERGIELVLTPAAEDLLVEKGYDSTYGARQLRRTIQKHVEDPLAEAIIRGQIPEHARIEVDVDAGTFVFREAETVDAPLALAEH
- the bamA gene encoding outer membrane protein assembly factor BamA; translated protein: MLVKELLVEGNRRVQEAVILNRVQTRIGAPFNPSTLSEDLRTIFGLGFFDDVQAKVEDFEGGVKVTLVVIERPFVRDVEFIGNKKIETSALQDQIDIKLGSVYNPVEVRKAQEKLQDYYEQSGYFEVQVTPEVERLAGGDVKVMFKINEGRRITIERIVIEGNQQLSDREIKKVLATQEREYFILRGKLQRQKLDEDVERILSFYNDHGHIQARVDGYDIAVDREKARVTVTFSVVEGPQYRVDQVLIQGVTLFPEEEVRRVIQVKAGDVYSRSKIRQSVGAVVDLYSSIGRAAADVVPRSETFPGTARVNLTFAIAEGPEVYVERINISGNVRSQDKILRREIPMAEGDLFTLQKLQRARRRLINLGYFETVEVSTAPGSDRNRIIVDIRVTERPTGIFSIGGGFSSVDNLIGTIDLAQRNFLGRGWEATLRIRVGGSTQQGILSFTEPWLFDRPLSAGFDLFNLRRIFDDYDYDSLGGNLRMSHPFAEYWRWHTGYRLTRDEISDLAEGVSATLQEEEGVRVTSLVSGALTRDSRDNILAPTRGGHTSLGLEFAGLGGDSQFVKTVGTTSYFQPIWLGHVLSGRLEVGAGWGWGDEEFPLFERFYLGGPNSFRGVKFREISPVDETGTRIGGTSELLGTVEYIIPLPFGFRLAAFFDIGNVYGFGTSFDPTDTREAAGGGVRWISPFGPIRIDYGVLLDRKSGEDFGAVHFSVGSPF